The Thalassotalea psychrophila genome window below encodes:
- a CDS encoding alpha/beta hydrolase has translation MQQESVFIEDQGHQLHLRHIYKNTGGAPILMVHGAIENGRIFYNEQGKGLGCYLAEQGFDVYVMDLRGRGLSTPLINAESDYGQYEAITHDIPLLIDYVFNQTGQTMHLVSHSWGGVLVASVLARHSENLAKVRSNLCFGTKRSITIGGFEKLLKVDLFYNRIAPKLAKRKGFLDAIKYNIGADNETKKSLAHSIRWVNKGPWHDPLDGFDYQSAASDIIWPPTWHLTGINDSILGNQIDVKYFIEETKNSNAKFSLLAKRNGNAIDYGHIDILTSPKAIKDHFPIITDWLQQH, from the coding sequence ATGCAGCAAGAGTCAGTTTTTATTGAAGACCAAGGTCACCAATTACATCTAAGGCATATCTATAAGAACACCGGTGGTGCACCAATATTAATGGTGCATGGTGCGATAGAAAATGGTCGTATATTTTATAACGAACAAGGCAAAGGTTTAGGCTGTTATTTAGCTGAACAAGGATTTGATGTGTATGTCATGGATTTACGTGGCAGAGGATTAAGCACTCCACTAATTAACGCTGAATCCGATTATGGCCAATATGAGGCAATTACTCACGATATTCCGTTACTAATTGATTATGTGTTTAATCAAACCGGCCAAACGATGCATTTGGTTTCGCACTCATGGGGCGGCGTACTAGTGGCCAGTGTGTTAGCTAGGCATAGTGAAAACCTTGCGAAAGTTCGCAGTAATTTGTGTTTTGGAACTAAACGCTCTATCACCATTGGTGGTTTTGAAAAACTGCTTAAAGTTGATTTGTTTTATAATCGCATTGCACCTAAATTAGCCAAACGAAAAGGCTTTTTAGATGCGATAAAGTATAATATTGGTGCCGATAATGAAACCAAGAAATCATTAGCTCACAGCATTCGTTGGGTTAATAAAGGCCCATGGCATGACCCTTTAGATGGTTTTGATTACCAATCTGCAGCTAGTGATATAATTTGGCCGCCAACATGGCACCTTACCGGTATTAACGACTCGATATTAGGCAATCAAATTGATGTTAAATACTTTATTGAAGAGACAAAAAATAGCAATGCCAAGTTTTCATTGTTAGCAAAGCGCAACGGTAATGCTATTGACTATGGACATATCGATATTTTGACTAGCCCAAAAGCGATAAAAGATCACTTTCCGATAATAACCGATTGGTTACAGCAACATTAA
- the rlmF gene encoding 23S rRNA (adenine(1618)-N(6))-methyltransferase RlmF, whose amino-acid sequence MHQRNRHNDGYDFNELVKTYPKLKAFVHTNKYQNLTIDFANSNAVKALNSALLAHHYQIQSWDIPAGYLCPPIPGRVDYIHYLGDLLKATNNNKIPHGNKVKVLDIGTGASCIYPILGQRQNGWQFVGSDIDPTSIATANKNIANNESLIGSIECRLQENSDNIFANIIQENESFALTLCNPPFHKSLSDATKGSEQKWQNLNKVDETKSVNLNFGGQKAELWCDGGELKFIRKMIIESKQYQQQVLWFSCLVSKSDNIKPLKLALSKSKAKQVKVIKMAQGNKISRFIAWNFLSPLQQQDWCAEHF is encoded by the coding sequence ATGCATCAGCGTAACCGCCATAACGACGGTTACGACTTTAATGAGTTAGTTAAAACTTACCCTAAACTTAAAGCCTTTGTACATACCAATAAATATCAAAATTTAACTATCGATTTTGCCAACAGCAATGCGGTAAAAGCATTAAATTCCGCATTACTTGCGCATCACTACCAAATCCAAAGCTGGGATATTCCTGCGGGGTATTTATGCCCACCAATTCCAGGCAGAGTAGACTACATTCATTATCTGGGTGATTTACTCAAAGCTACCAATAACAACAAAATACCCCATGGCAATAAAGTTAAGGTACTAGACATAGGCACTGGCGCAAGCTGTATTTACCCAATACTTGGTCAACGGCAAAATGGCTGGCAATTTGTCGGCAGTGATATTGACCCAACATCTATAGCAACAGCCAATAAAAATATAGCCAACAATGAAAGTTTAATAGGCTCTATAGAATGTCGACTACAGGAAAATAGCGATAATATCTTTGCTAACATCATTCAAGAGAATGAGTCCTTTGCCCTAACACTGTGTAACCCGCCTTTTCATAAATCGTTAAGCGACGCAACAAAAGGCAGTGAGCAGAAATGGCAAAACCTAAATAAAGTCGATGAAACTAAATCTGTTAACTTAAACTTTGGTGGTCAAAAAGCAGAGCTATGGTGTGATGGCGGTGAACTTAAATTTATTCGCAAAATGATCATCGAGAGTAAACAATACCAACAACAAGTACTTTGGTTTAGCTGTTTAGTATCTAAAAGCGATAATATTAAACCATTGAAATTAGCCTTAAGTAAATCAAAGGCTAAGCAAGTAAAGGTAATTAAAATGGCACAAGGCAATAAGATAAGCCGCTTTATTGCCTGGAATTTTTTATCCCCCCTGCAACAGCAAGATTGGTGCGCTGAACACTTTTAA
- the fdxA gene encoding ferredoxin FdxA: MAFVVTDNCIKCKYTDCVAVCPADAFFEGPNFLVISPDDCIDCDLCPVECPAGAIFQEDEVPADQQEFIKLNAELAEIWPRITEVKAPPSDAKEWDGVKNKISHLIIEE, from the coding sequence ATGGCTTTTGTTGTTACCGACAATTGTATTAAATGCAAATACACCGACTGCGTAGCGGTATGTCCAGCGGATGCTTTTTTTGAAGGGCCAAACTTTTTAGTCATAAGCCCTGATGATTGTATTGATTGTGACTTGTGTCCGGTTGAATGTCCTGCAGGCGCAATATTTCAAGAAGATGAAGTACCGGCAGATCAACAAGAGTTTATTAAGCTAAATGCAGAGCTTGCAGAAATTTGGCCAAGGATCACTGAAGTAAAAGCGCCGCCAAGTGACGCAAAAGAATGGGATGGGGTAAAAAATAAAATTAGCCATCTCATTATTGAGG
- a CDS encoding DUF3622 domain-containing protein, whose protein sequence is MSKAPKYTFRVVEKRNKTWTAEIQRQATSKKKVVSKRQTGFASEAEGVVWAENELKQVLANHVARNKRHDDDRAEQYKDKLKKAELAAAKASLEADEQAEETVESEQSFTLSEAEQEKAISDLQELEQLETDDAEEELASKSDKLKFDFELVLEEEELAAKEASSKVKTKSETKVKTSIEDSSVEEVDESETADGAEVNSIYLQNK, encoded by the coding sequence ATGAGTAAAGCGCCAAAATATACATTTAGAGTTGTTGAAAAACGCAATAAGACTTGGACCGCTGAAATTCAGCGTCAAGCTACGTCTAAAAAGAAAGTTGTGTCTAAACGTCAAACTGGTTTTGCCAGCGAAGCTGAAGGTGTTGTTTGGGCTGAAAATGAACTTAAACAAGTGTTAGCAAATCATGTGGCACGTAATAAGCGTCATGATGATGACCGCGCAGAGCAATATAAAGATAAATTGAAAAAAGCCGAGCTGGCCGCCGCTAAAGCTTCTTTAGAAGCAGACGAGCAAGCAGAGGAGACTGTCGAAAGCGAACAGTCGTTTACGTTAAGCGAAGCCGAGCAAGAAAAAGCGATTAGCGATTTACAAGAGCTAGAGCAGTTAGAAACTGATGATGCTGAAGAAGAGTTGGCTAGCAAGTCAGATAAACTAAAATTTGACTTCGAACTTGTTCTTGAAGAAGAAGAGCTGGCTGCCAAAGAAGCTTCAAGCAAAGTAAAGACTAAATCTGAAACTAAGGTTAAAACTAGTATCGAAGATAGCTCTGTTGAAGAAGTTGATGAATCAGAAACTGCTGATGGTGCAGAAGTGAACTCTATTTATTTGCAAAATAAATAA
- a CDS encoding YajD family HNH nuclease, which translates to MSSDRFGTSANYKSKEQGYRDRALKLFPWVCGRCAREFEYSNIRELTVHHVDHDHTNNPNDGSNWELLCIYCHDNEHAKYTDQDQYTREVKAGDNNQDTATYNPFADLKSMLKK; encoded by the coding sequence ATGTCTTCAGATAGATTTGGTACCAGTGCTAATTATAAAAGTAAAGAGCAGGGGTATCGTGACCGTGCGTTAAAGCTATTTCCATGGGTGTGTGGGCGTTGTGCGCGTGAGTTTGAATATTCAAACATTCGAGAATTAACCGTACATCATGTAGATCATGATCATACAAATAACCCTAATGATGGTAGTAACTGGGAGCTATTGTGTATTTATTGTCATGATAATGAGCATGCTAAATATACTGACCAAGATCAATACACACGTGAAGTAAAAGCTGGTGACAATAATCAAGATACTGCAACCTACAATCCGTTTGCAGATTTAAAGTCGATGTTAAAGAAGTAG
- a CDS encoding DUF3622 domain-containing protein, with amino-acid sequence MAKSQKYSVNVVEQSDNTWCAKIERQITSKKKVVSKQQDGFTSESEATTWAEQELASFISAQQTSNKRHGEQRSIRDEKADILADKQETAKFERKEKARARALGLEMPMFDDSDEAEQE; translated from the coding sequence ATGGCAAAGAGTCAAAAATATAGCGTTAATGTTGTCGAGCAAAGTGATAATACTTGGTGTGCGAAAATAGAACGTCAAATCACGTCAAAGAAAAAAGTGGTTTCTAAGCAACAAGATGGCTTTACTAGCGAATCTGAAGCGACCACTTGGGCAGAGCAAGAGCTTGCATCTTTTATTAGTGCACAGCAAACCAGTAACAAACGCCATGGTGAACAACGTTCTATTCGTGATGAGAAAGCAGACATTCTTGCAGATAAGCAAGAAACTGCTAAATTTGAACGCAAAGAAAAAGCACGAGCTAGAGCTTTAGGCCTAGAGATGCCAATGTTTGATGACAGCGATGAAGCTGAGCAAGAATAG
- a CDS encoding NUDIX hydrolase, with translation MRLLRTTTHPDINNLCGRSFHRQAARGIILNGENILLLYTERYHDYTLPGGGVDEGENLEQGLIRELMEETGAANIRDIKAFGRYEEFRPWYKDNFDLMHMESFCYICNIDEVLGATQFEAHEIQNGMKPMWMNIHKAIEHNEHTMANSDKKGMSIERETFLLKLIVKELLL, from the coding sequence ATGCGTCTATTAAGAACAACCACACACCCAGACATTAATAATTTGTGTGGTCGTAGTTTTCATCGCCAAGCCGCACGAGGGATAATCTTAAACGGTGAAAATATTTTATTGCTTTATACCGAGCGTTATCATGACTATACCTTACCTGGTGGTGGCGTTGATGAAGGTGAAAATCTTGAACAAGGCTTAATACGCGAATTAATGGAAGAAACTGGCGCGGCGAACATTCGTGACATTAAGGCTTTTGGCCGCTATGAAGAGTTTCGACCTTGGTATAAAGACAATTTTGATCTAATGCATATGGAATCATTTTGTTATATCTGCAACATTGATGAAGTGCTGGGTGCAACTCAATTTGAAGCCCATGAAATTCAAAATGGCATGAAACCAATGTGGATGAATATTCATAAAGCCATCGAACATAATGAACATACAATGGCTAATAGTGATAAAAAAGGCATGTCGATAGAACGAGAAACGTTTTTACTGAAGCTTATTGTCAAAGAGCTACTTCTTTAA
- a CDS encoding NAD(P)/FAD-dependent oxidoreductase, whose translation MIRLTDIKLDLNHQAHELQDAILERLQISEDQLVNFSMFKRGYDARRKNKIILMYTLDVDTKINTELLAKFSNVSNVKETPDTSYKYVAQAPENLPQRPVVIGMGPCGLFVGLVLAQMGFKPIILERGKEVRERTKDTFGFWRKKILNTESNVQFGEGGAGTFSDGKLYSQVKDPKHYSRKVLHEFVDAGAPEEILYVSKPHIGTFKLVTMVEQMRAKIFELGGEVRFSQRVDDIEIVNEQVQSLTLATGEKIETNYIALAIGHSARDTFKMLFDKGVYIKAKPFSVGFRIEHEQTVIDDARFGKNAGHPILGSADYKLVHHCKNGRSVYSFCMCPGGTVVAAASEEGRLVTNGMSQYSRHERNANSAIVVGISPEDYPGDVLAGIEFQRRLEETSFKLGGSNYDAPAQLVGDFLAGRASGEHGDVVPSYKPGVTYCDLSETLPQYAIDAIREAIPAFERKIKGFSMNDATLTAVETRTSSPVQITRDKELLTSLNTKGLYPAGEGAGYAGGILSAGIDGIKIAEAMAIAMMKDFESNS comes from the coding sequence ATGATCCGCCTTACCGACATAAAATTAGATTTAAATCATCAAGCCCACGAACTACAAGATGCCATTCTTGAGCGTTTACAGATCAGCGAAGATCAACTTGTAAATTTTTCAATGTTTAAGCGTGGCTATGACGCCCGTAGAAAAAACAAAATAATCTTAATGTATACCTTAGATGTAGACACTAAGATAAACACTGAATTATTAGCAAAATTCTCTAACGTAAGCAACGTTAAAGAAACGCCAGACACTAGCTATAAATATGTCGCGCAAGCACCCGAAAACTTGCCACAACGCCCTGTCGTTATTGGTATGGGACCATGTGGATTGTTTGTCGGTTTAGTATTAGCACAAATGGGCTTTAAGCCAATTATTTTAGAACGTGGTAAAGAAGTACGTGAACGTACTAAAGACACCTTTGGTTTCTGGCGTAAAAAAATACTTAATACTGAATCAAACGTACAGTTTGGTGAAGGCGGTGCAGGTACGTTTTCAGACGGTAAACTTTATAGCCAGGTAAAAGATCCTAAGCACTATTCGCGCAAAGTATTACACGAGTTTGTTGATGCCGGTGCACCAGAAGAAATTTTATACGTAAGTAAGCCGCATATAGGTACGTTTAAGCTGGTGACTATGGTTGAGCAAATGCGCGCTAAAATTTTCGAGCTTGGCGGCGAAGTGCGTTTTTCTCAACGTGTTGACGATATCGAAATCGTTAATGAACAGGTTCAAAGCTTAACCCTTGCTACCGGTGAAAAAATAGAAACTAACTATATTGCCTTAGCAATTGGGCATAGTGCCCGTGACACATTTAAAATGTTGTTTGATAAAGGCGTATACATTAAAGCAAAACCGTTTTCTGTTGGCTTTCGAATAGAACACGAACAAACCGTGATCGACGATGCTCGCTTTGGGAAAAATGCAGGTCACCCTATATTGGGCTCTGCCGATTATAAACTTGTACATCATTGTAAAAATGGCCGCTCGGTATACAGCTTTTGTATGTGCCCTGGCGGTACGGTAGTAGCAGCTGCATCTGAAGAAGGTCGTTTAGTCACCAATGGCATGAGCCAGTATTCTCGTCATGAACGAAATGCCAATAGCGCAATTGTTGTTGGTATTTCACCTGAAGACTATCCTGGAGATGTGTTAGCAGGTATTGAGTTTCAACGCCGTTTAGAAGAAACATCATTCAAACTTGGTGGCTCAAATTATGATGCGCCAGCGCAATTGGTTGGTGACTTTTTAGCGGGCCGCGCAAGTGGTGAGCATGGCGATGTTGTACCGTCTTATAAACCAGGCGTTACTTATTGTGATTTAAGTGAGACTTTACCACAGTACGCTATTGATGCCATTAGAGAGGCCATTCCAGCCTTTGAGCGTAAAATTAAGGGCTTCTCTATGAACGATGCAACCCTTACAGCAGTTGAAACGCGTACATCATCACCCGTGCAAATAACTCGCGATAAAGAACTGCTAACAAGCCTTAATACTAAAGGCCTTTATCCAGCGGGTGAAGGTGCAGGTTATGCAGGTGGTATATTATCTGCAGGTATTGATGGTATTAAAATTGCGGAAGCAATGGCGATTGCTATGATGAAAGACTTTGAAAGTAACAGTTAA
- a CDS encoding DUF2947 domain-containing protein, producing MTYIPLDDIKHAWVFRFKNLPISDQDLKHIKAMSPTRSSALWAQFISKQVDHPDFFKEGDWPFNDASWTDKAMWEQAWEGENPNLPELITDHLDWQNNTTVYYCNSKKQVLETTWVVFKRCWKNFLMMDDGPILIGKKRSEVVQFLSDGTFKIGHK from the coding sequence ATGACCTACATACCACTAGACGATATTAAACACGCTTGGGTGTTTCGCTTTAAAAACTTGCCTATTAGCGATCAAGATTTAAAACACATTAAAGCCATGTCACCGACTCGTTCTAGTGCATTATGGGCACAGTTTATCAGTAAACAGGTTGATCATCCCGACTTTTTCAAAGAAGGAGACTGGCCATTTAATGATGCAAGTTGGACAGATAAGGCCATGTGGGAACAAGCTTGGGAAGGTGAAAATCCAAACCTACCAGAGTTAATTACCGACCATTTAGATTGGCAAAACAATACCACCGTGTACTACTGCAACAGCAAAAAACAAGTATTAGAAACTACTTGGGTTGTATTTAAGCGCTGTTGGAAAAACTTTTTAATGATGGACGATGGACCGATACTTATCGGTAAAAAACGCTCTGAAGTTGTGCAATTTTTATCTGATGGAACGTTCAAAATTGGCCACAAGTAA